GACTTGACTACCAGCTTGTTTTACCCATTCGGCAGTATCATAAGCATCTTCATTTTCGATTTCATCTTTATAGGCAATGACGATGTTTGCTCCTTCGCGTGCCATGGCGATTGCAGTTGCTTTTCCAATACCAGAATCTCCACCCGTTATAATTACCGTCTTTCCTTCCAATAAATTATGCCCAACATAACTTTCTTCACCATGATCCGGCAGGGGATCCATTAATTTCGTTTCTCCTGGAGGAGATTGAGGTTGTTTTTTGAATGGAGGTTTAGGATATTTTGTTTCTGGGTTTTCTGAATTATTGTTGTTCATAAGAATATATTTAATTGAAACTCTATTTGTCTTCATATAGAACAAATTCGATGAATAATCGTTCAACTAAATAATAAATAGAAATAGAAATGGACAAAAGTTTATATGAAATATTATTCGATGGTGCTAGTCCTAGTTTATTGACAGAAATAGTATTAAGAACCCTCATAATGTTTTTGTTAATATTGGCGATTCTTAGGATTTCTGGTAGAAGAGGGGTCAGGCAATTGACGTTATTTGAAGTTGCTATTATTTTAGGCCTTGGTTCAGCTGCAGGCGACCCTATGTTTCAAGATGATATTCCTATTTTCCATGCACTCTTGGTTTTCCTTACTGTTATTTTGTTGTATAAATTAATCACTTGGTTAGTAGCCAGATTTGATACCGTAAACAAATTATTGGAAGGTGAGCCTTTAGTGGTCGTTAGGGATGGTGAATTTGCTGTAACGGATAACAATACGAGTAGTTTCAATAAAATGGAGTTTTTTTCTGAATTGAGGAATGTCTCCATTGAACATTTAGGTCAAGTTAGAATGGCTGTTTTGGAAACAGACGGAACCATGAGTGTATTAAAATATAAAAATGAAGATGTAAAATATGGCCTTCCATTATTTCCTGATCTCTATAAAGAAATAGCCCCCACAGAAAATGTTAAAGGACCATTTGCATGTATGTTTTGTGGAAATATAAAGGAATTTTTACCTCATAATATTGTTTGCCCAAAATGTAAGAAGGATAGGTGGACAATTGCTATAAATACTCCTTATCCATAGGTTTATAGTCCGGAAAATATATTTTCACTCTAGTTCCTTCGCCTAAATTACTTGCTATTTCAATTCGACCATCTAATCGATTTATTATTGATTTAACAATGTAAAGACCTATACCATTTCCTTGATGATCTAATGTGTTGGATCCCCTTTGAAGATTTGAAAAGATTTTATCAATTTCATCTTTAGGAATTCCAATGCCATTATCTTCAATTGTATAAACTATTTGATCGTTTTGTTTTTCGCTGAATACGGTTAATGTTGGATTAATATTTACTGAAGAATATTTAATTGCATTTCCAATTATATTAGCAAATATTTGATATACACCACTTCTTTCAGAATAAAGTGGAAGAAGTTCGCCAAAAATAACTTTTACGTTATCAACTTTATTTATAAGTTTTGACTCTTTAATCCAAAAGTGGATTTTTTCATCCATATAAATAGTTTCTTTTGAAATTTTAAAAGTTTTGGCTTCACTAATTTGAGTTGTCTTATCAATAATTTGATTAAGGCTTAAAATTGCTTCATCAATAATTGTAAGCCAATTATTTCTTTCGATTTGATTCATTTGCGCATTTGCCTTAATAGTTTCGATCCCAATTTTTGCTATGGAGAGTGGATTTTTAGCATCATGAGCTAAAGTATGAGTTAATTAGTTCCAATTCATTATTTAGGGATAGATTCTGTTCATGAGTTTTTATGGTTTGAAGGGCAAGATTCCTCTCTGTAACTTCGATTCCTGTATGAAGAATTGCATAGGTCTCATTATTTTCATTGAGGAGCGCCTTGTATTCAAAATCAAAAAAACGGCTGTGATTTAAATCTGTATTTAAAATTCTAGCTGGGCAATTTGTCGCTTTGTAGGTAATTCCTGTTCTCCAAACTTTTTCAAGGATTTTTGAAAACCCCTGTTCTTTTAATATTGGAAAGGATTCTCCGAAAGGTTTTCCAATGTAATTCTCATGGGTACCAAACACTTTCCTCATTTCATGATTGACAAAAGCGAACCGAATGTCAGGACCAACATAGATTGCTGTTGCTAAGGGTGAATGATAGAGTATGTCTATTAAAAACTTAATATTTTCAGAAGATGGCATAAATAGTTTGTGTGTTTAACCGGCCTCTAAAATTAATAATTTTGATAAAAAAAGGAAATGACTTTAATCAATAGTTATTGTTCATATTATTGTATTGGTTAATAATTTTATCCTTTCTGTATTTTAATTGTTCAATAATTAGCAGGAGAAACTTTCATATAAAAAGATATCCCCAAACGGATAGTTTGGGGATTTTTGGAAAATGAAGGTTTTATAAAAAAACGATTACAGATTATATATATACTTTAAATTTTACCCAATATAATTTGAATTACAGTGTTTTATATTTTTCGAATTATTTATTCTTTCTTTTTATTTTTTATTCT
The Sphingobacterium daejeonense genome window above contains:
- a CDS encoding DUF421 domain-containing protein; this encodes MTEIVLRTLIMFLLILAILRISGRRGVRQLTLFEVAIILGLGSAAGDPMFQDDIPIFHALLVFLTVILLYKLITWLVARFDTVNKLLEGEPLVVVRDGEFAVTDNNTSSFNKMEFFSELRNVSIEHLGQVRMAVLETDGTMSVLKYKNEDVKYGLPLFPDLYKEIAPTENVKGPFACMFCGNIKEFLPHNIVCPKCKKDRWTIAINTPYP
- a CDS encoding sensor histidine kinase, with the protein product MNQIERNNWLTIIDEAILSLNQIIDKTTQISEAKTFKISKETIYMDEKIHFWIKESKLINKVDNVKVIFGELLPLYSERSGVYQIFANIIGNAIKYSSVNINPTLTVFSEKQNDQIVYTIEDNGIGIPKDEIDKIFSNLQRGSNTLDHQGNGIGLYIVKSIINRLDGRIEIASNLGEGTRVKIYFPDYKPMDKEYL
- a CDS encoding PAS domain-containing protein, with protein sequence MPSSENIKFLIDILYHSPLATAIYVGPDIRFAFVNHEMRKVFGTHENYIGKPFGESFPILKEQGFSKILEKVWRTGITYKATNCPARILNTDLNHSRFFDFEYKALLNENNETYAILHTGIEVTERNLALQTIKTHEQNLSLNNELELINSYFSS